In Triticum aestivum cultivar Chinese Spring chromosome 5B, IWGSC CS RefSeq v2.1, whole genome shotgun sequence, the following proteins share a genomic window:
- the LOC123115994 gene encoding transcription factor LUX has protein sequence MEASKGSDGSSGASASNDDSTVEEEGAGRESHEDVCRGNSLSSSSVRPYVRSKNPRLRWTPELHHCFVRAIHRLGGQDRATPKLVLQLMNVRGLSIGHVKSHLQMYRSKKIDDSGQVIGHLPLPHAFHHRQSGAGTMSSRFGAAAWPPWRSFHEPYWAHGRPFLGSRTYNSLEAETEAAFLRSRAQHVARAASSNPGLMMQSGCASLNDHHTMNHQHKRLLQPTVRNDDDTHVPLDLDLDLDLSLGLPVPRKEAKWKRSGCSWVKEGPDENGADEEQVDEISTATMLSLSLFSPGDAPRMMSSTSASDRAVNVSVDIKRGGKDEHATRRASTLDLTI, from the exons ATGGAGGCGAGCAAGGGAAGCGATGGGAGCTCGGGCGCCTCGGCGAGCAACGATGACAGCACGGTGGAGGAGGAAGGAGCGGGCCGTGAATCGCACGAGGACGTCTGCAGGGGGAACTCTTTGTCGTCCTCGTCGGTGCGCCCCTACGTTCGCTCCAAGAACCCGCGCCTCCGCTGGACGCCGGAGCTCCACCACTGCTTCGTCCGTGCCATTCATAGGCTCGGCGGCCAAGATC GTGCAACTCCGAAGCTCGTTCTTCAGTTGATGAACGTCAGAGGGCTTAGCATAGGCCATGTCAAGAGCCACCTCCAG ATGTATAGGAGTAAGAAGATTGATGACTCAGGCCAGG TCATAGGTCATCtccccttgccccatgccttccATCATCGCCAGAGTGGTGCGGGCACCATGTCGTCAAG GTTTGGTGCTGCTGCATGGCCTCCATGGAGAAGCTTCCATGAACCATACTGGGCCCATGGTCGCCCCTTCCTTGGATCGAGGACCTACAACTCTTTAGAAGCTGAAACCGAGGCGGCTTTCCTTCGGTCCCGAGCTCAACATGTAGCTCGAGCTGCATCTAGCAATCCAGGATTGATGATGCAATCAGGCTGTGCATCTCTGAACGATCATCATACCATGAACCACCAGCATAAACGACTGCTGCAACCGACAGTGCGTAATGACGACGATACCCATGTTCCTCTTGATCTTGATCTCGATCTCGATCTCTCGCTCGGTCTCCCCGTGCCGAGGAAGGAGGCGAAGTGGAAGAGATCGGGCTGCAGCTGGGTGAAAGAAGGCCCTGATGAGAATGGAGCCGATGAAGAACAAGTGGATGAGATCAGCACTGCCACTATGCTATCTCTGTCCTTGTTCTCTCCTGGGGATGCTCCTCGGATGATGAGTAGTACTAGTGCTAGTGATCGTGCAGTAAATGTCAGTGTGGATATTAAGAGAGGAGGGAAAGATGAGCATGCTACAAGGAGGGCAAGTACTCTTGATCTCACCATATGA